TAGATCAAATTATGAATTATGACTCTGCATTTATGATCTAAACTATCACTGTACACTATAAAAAAGAAATTGAGTCACAATAAATAAACATTGTGACTCAATTCATCTTTTATTTAGTTATATGATACAGCCATACTTCCCATAGCTGTCCAAACAGATTCAAATGTATTTATAGATACATAAGATTTTTGATTTGCTAAAGGATCATTAAAATAAAAATAATTTTCATCAAATCCAGTTAAAAGAACAGCATGTTCAGAAAAAGTTGCATGTATTGTTGTATCGTTTTTATTCCATGTAATAAAACTTGGCATAGTCCAGTCGGCAGTAACCCAAACGATTATTGGATGATCACTAGCAATATATTGTTTTAATGTATCTAATGATTCACCAGTGAGATCTACTCCTTGATCATCGGTATACTCATTTATTAAAGGAATTAGCGGTTTAGGATATACAGCATAACCTATACCAGTATTTCCAGATATAGATCCTACAAAACCATACTGAGGGTCTCCCCAAGATGTTATGACATCTCCAGAACGAATTATAGGTGTGGGATCCTTTTTTACTTCTTCAGCTAATGTCATTTTATCGACATCAATTCCTATGTAATTTAACATCATAGTAAGAGAGGTAATCTCACAGCCATTATAAAGTTCAGGTAATTGGCTTATTAAAGGAACATCTAATTTTTTCGAATTTGGTATTTCTATGGTATTAATAACTTCTTGCGAAACGTTTTCTTCGGTTTTATTAGTATCATTAGAATCTTCATCCTCTGAAGAAGAGTTAGAAATTAATGAGGAAGTAAGAGAAATATTACTATCTAGAATAATATTAATAATAGAATAGGTAGAAATCCATAGGAAAACTATTATAGAGATAAAACCTAATTTTTTTAAGAAGTTAGACGATTTTTTCTTCATAATAAGCACCTAATTTCATTAGTTTAATTAATTATATGTATTTTATACAAAAGTATTCCTATACTAACAAATGTATAATTATATTATAGCATATATACAATATAATGTATTATTAATTGACAAAAAACAGAGAAATCAATAGAATTATAATATCTAAAAAGGTTAAGTTGAGATAAAGGATTAAAGAGTACAATATAGATTAATAGCTGTGGTTAATTAAATTAGTGATTTAGGAGATATGAATATTATGGAAAAACATTTTAAGAATATTGATTGGAAAGACAATAGAAATCTAACAATGCTAACAGATTTTTATGAATTCACTATGATGAATGGATTTTTTAATAGTGAATTTAGAGATACAATAGGATATTTTGATATGTTCTTCAGAAAAGTTCCGGAGAATGGTGGGTTTGCTGTAATGGCGGGATTAGAACAGTTAATAAAATATGTTCAATCAATTCATTTTGATGAAGAAGATATAGATTATCTAAGAAAGAAAACAAATTTTAATGAAGAATTTCTAACATATTTAAAAGAATTAAAATTCACTGGTGATATATGGGCAATTCCAGAAGGAACACCTATATTTCCAGGGGTACCATTAGTAACTGTTAGAGCGCCGATAATGGAAGCACAACTTCTAGAGACAATGATATTGTTAACTGTAAATCATCAAAGTTTAATTGCCACAAAAGCAAATAGGATAGTAAGAGTAGCAGAAGGCAGACCAGTTTTTGAATTTGGTAGTAGAAGAGCACAAGGATATGATGGAGCAATTTACGGTGCAAGAGCTGCTTACATAGGTGGATGTGCTGGAACAGCTTGTACTGTAGCAGAAGAAATGTTTCAGTTACCAGCTATGGGAACTATGGCACATTCATGGATAATGTTCTTCGAAACAGAATATGATGCATTTAAGACTTGGGCGGAAACTTATCCAGATGATTGTTATTTATTAGTTGATACTTATAATGTATTAAAAAGCGGGATACCAAATGCTATAAGAGTATTTGATGAAGTGTTAAAACCTATGGGCAAGAGACCAAAAGGAATAAGAATTGATTCGGGAGATATAACATATTTAACTAAGGAATGCAGGAAGATGCTAGATAAGGCTGGATATGAGGATTGTAAAATTACAGTTTCAAATTCTTTAGATGAATACATAATAAAGGATGTAATTTCTCAAGGAGCAGTTATAGATTCTTTTGGCGTAGGAGAGAGATTAATAACATCTAAGTCGGAAGCAGTATTTGGAGGAGTATATAAGCTTGCAGCTATAGAAAAGGACGGAGAAATTATTCCAAAGATAAAATTAAGTGAAAATGAAGCTAAAACTACAAACCCTGGATTTAAAGTTCCATGGAGATTATTTGATAAGGAAACTGGAAATGCTATAGCGGATGTTTTAACTTTAAATAATGAGAATATAGATGATGATAAAGAATACGTGATTTTTGATGAGATATATACTTACAAGAAAAAGAAAATAAACAATTTTGTGGCAAAAAAACTTCAAGAACCAATATTTAAATCTGGTGAATGTGTGTATAAATGTCCTAGCTTAGAAGAAATTAAAAATTATTGTAAAGATCAGATTAATACATTATGGCCGGAACTTTTAAGATTTGAAAATCCACATAAATATTATGTTGATTTGTCTAAGGATTTATGGAAATTAAAATTTCAGTTAATAGAAAGAAATTCTAATTAAAAAGAACCCTTCGGAAGTATATTCAATAACTTCCGAAGGGTTTTGTACGTAGGGTGTACGTAAGATATAAGTATATTATATAAGAAAATTAATATAACTATCACAATAATACATAATGGCTATTTATAGTGTACGTACTATATACATAATTTATAATTTAAGTCCTATTGTTTCTCCCATTTTTACTTTTGTTTCTATATTTTTCTTTGTTTCGGATAATATATCATCATCTATTTTTACCTTATTTTTTTCTAAAAATAAAATTACTGTAGATCCACCAAATTTAAAATAGCCCTTTTCAGATCCCTTTGAAACTTTAGTATTAGGAGTATAAGTTTGTTTAATAGTTCCTACACAAGTTGCTCCTACTTCTATATATAAAATATCTCCGAAATTATCTGAATGTAACATAGACCATTCACGTTTATTTTTACAAAATAATTTTTTGATACCACCTAAAGCAATAGGATTTACGGAATAATAATATCCTTTAATTTTGTTATTAGAAGATATTGTTCCGTTATCAACAAAATGAAATCTAT
Above is a genomic segment from Clostridium bornimense containing:
- a CDS encoding C39 family peptidase, with amino-acid sequence MKKKSSNFLKKLGFISIIVFLWISTYSIINIILDSNISLTSSLISNSSSEDEDSNDTNKTEENVSQEVINTIEIPNSKKLDVPLISQLPELYNGCEITSLTMMLNYIGIDVDKMTLAEEVKKDPTPIIRSGDVITSWGDPQYGFVGSISGNTGIGYAVYPKPLIPLINEYTDDQGVDLTGESLDTLKQYIASDHPIIVWVTADWTMPSFITWNKNDTTIHATFSEHAVLLTGFDENYFYFNDPLANQKSYVSINTFESVWTAMGSMAVSYN
- a CDS encoding nicotinate phosphoribosyltransferase; this encodes MEKHFKNIDWKDNRNLTMLTDFYEFTMMNGFFNSEFRDTIGYFDMFFRKVPENGGFAVMAGLEQLIKYVQSIHFDEEDIDYLRKKTNFNEEFLTYLKELKFTGDIWAIPEGTPIFPGVPLVTVRAPIMEAQLLETMILLTVNHQSLIATKANRIVRVAEGRPVFEFGSRRAQGYDGAIYGARAAYIGGCAGTACTVAEEMFQLPAMGTMAHSWIMFFETEYDAFKTWAETYPDDCYLLVDTYNVLKSGIPNAIRVFDEVLKPMGKRPKGIRIDSGDITYLTKECRKMLDKAGYEDCKITVSNSLDEYIIKDVISQGAVIDSFGVGERLITSKSEAVFGGVYKLAAIEKDGEIIPKIKLSENEAKTTNPGFKVPWRLFDKETGNAIADVLTLNNENIDDDKEYVIFDEIYTYKKKKINNFVAKKLQEPIFKSGECVYKCPSLEEIKNYCKDQINTLWPELLRFENPHKYYVDLSKDLWKLKFQLIERNSN